The DNA region TGCACCCGCCAGCGCTAACAGCAAGGCGTTGACTTCACCACTCGGCGCGAACGCCAGGGTGTAGGCAACGCCGAGGCTCATCAGCCAGAAGTTGCCGATGAAAAAGCCGACTGCGGTGCCGCCGAAGACACGTTTGGCGCGCTGGCCGAAGCGCGAGTAGTCGGCGATCAATGGCAACCAGGACAGCGGCATGGCGATGGCAATGTCGAAACCGGAAGCAAACGGCATCGAACCGTCGCCGGTTGTCGCCCACAACGCGGCCAAATCAGCCTTGGCAAGCAGGTTCCAGGTCAGCCATGAGCAGGCCGCCAGCAAAATCCACACACCCCATTTGCGCAAGAAACGGCGCACGAAGGTCAGCGGACCGCTGACCGCCAGCAAGGTCGCCAGGGCACCGAAAAACAGCGTCCAGAGCAGCGGACTGGCCCATGGGCTGCCGTCTGCAAAAGCCCGGGCGCCCAACAGGCTGGCGGCATCGCGCATGACGATGATCTCGAACGAGCCCCAGCCGATCAGTTGCAGCAGGTTCAACAGCGCAGGCAACGACGCGCCCTTGCTGCCCAGGCTGAGCTTGAGCGCTGCCATGGACGACAAACCGGTGTCGCTGCCGATCACGGCGACACTGGCGAGCAGCAAAACGCCCAGCAGCGTGCCGAGAAAAATCGCCAGCATCGCACCCGACATGCCCAGCCCCGGCGCCAGCAAGGCCCCGGTCTGCAACACCATCAGGCCGATGCCGAGGGAAAACCACAGGGAAAACAGATCCCGCCCGCCGAACACCCGCTGGCTGGCGGGGACGGGCGTGTCGGGAGAATAGGTGCCGGGTGTGTTCACGTGTATGTCTCATGTGGAGCGTTGATGAACTGATTACGGCGGCGCTGCACGCCCAAAGTCGGACGCAGAGCGTCCAGAACGGCATGCCAACGCGGAGCGTTGGCACGATAGTCATCTCAAGGCTTGTGTATAACCGTGAGCGCGGAGCATGGGTACGATAGTTACGGACTATCGTTCCTCACGCTCCAGCGTGGGAACGCCTTGGGTGACGCTCCGCGTCACAAATCTGTGCCGCGCCAGATAAGGAGAGTCATGCTCTACACCTTCTTGTACAGCTGACTACCCTCCTGCTTGAAGCGTTCGGCCTGTTCGGCGAGGCCTTTGGCGACGTCGACGTCCACAGCTTCAATCCGCTGGTTGGCCGCGTATTCACGTACTTCCTGGGTGATTTTCATCGAGCAGAATTTCGGCCCGCACATGGAACAGAAGTGCGCGACCTTGGCCGAGTCCTTGGGCAGGGTCTCGTCGTGGTACGAGCGTGCGGTGTCTGGGTCCAGGCCGAGGTTGAACTGGTCTTCCCAGCGAAACTCGAAGCGCGCCTTGCTCAGCGCATTGTCGCGGATCTGCGCACCCGGATGCCCTTTGGCCAGATCCGCCGCGTGGGCCGCGATCTTGTAGGTGATGATCCCGGTCTTCACGTCATCCTTGTTCGGCAGCCCCAGGTGTTCCTTGGGGGTGACGTAGCACAGCATGGCGCAGCCGAACCAGCCGATCATTGCCGCGCCGATGCCCGACGTGATGTGGTCGTAACCTGGCGCAATATCGGTGGTCAGCGGGCCCAGGGTGTAGAACGGCGCTTCGTCGCAGCATTCCAGCTGCTTGTCCATGTTCTCCTTGATCAACTGCATCGGCACATGGCCGGGGCCTTCGATCATGGTCTGCACGTCGTGCTTCCAGGCGATTTTGGTCAGTTCGCCGAGGGTTTCCAGTTCACCGAATTGTGCCGCATCGTTGGCGTCGGCAATCGAGCCCGGACGCAAGCCATCACCCAGCGAGAAGCTGACGTCGTAGGCTTTCATGATTTCGCAGATGTCTTCGAAATGGGTGTACAGGAAGTTTTCCTGGTGATGCGCCAAGCACCACTTGGCCATGATCGAACCGCCACGGCTGACAATTCCGGTCACACGCTTGGCGGTCAGCGGCACGTAACGCAGCAGCACGCCGGCGTGGATGGTGAAGTAATCGACACCCTGCTCGGCCTGCTCGATCAGCGTGTCGCGGAACAGTTCCCAGGTCAGGTCCTCGGCCGCGCCACCGACTTTTTCCAGCGCCTGATAGATCGGCACGGTGCCGATCGGCACCGGCGAGTTGCGGATGATCCATTCGCGGGTTTCGTGAATGTGCTTGCCAGTGGACAAGTCCATGACCGTGTCCGAACCCCAGCGAATGCCCCAGGTCAGCTTGGCGACTTCTTCTTCAATCGAAGAACCCAGCGCGCTATTGCCGATATTGCCGTTGATCTTCACCAGGAAGTTACGGCCGATGATCATCGGCTCCAGCTCGACGTGATTGATGTTGGCCGGGATGATGGCGCGGCCACGGGCGATCTCTTCGCGCACGAACTCGGCGGTGATTTCCTTCGGGACGCTGGCACCAAAGCTGTGCCCGGCATGTTGCTGGGTCAGCAGACCGGCGGCGCGGGCTTCCTGAAGCTTCATGTTCTCGCGGATGGCGACGTATTCCATCTCGGCGGTGATGATGCCCTGACGCGCATAGTGCATCTGGCTGACGTTGGCACCTGCCTTGGCGCGGCGCGGGTTGCGCACATGGGCAAAACGCAGCGCGGTCAGTTCGGCGTCGCTCAAGCGTTGCTGGCCAAAATTGGAGGTCAGGCCAGGCAGGCGTTCGGTGTCATTGCGCGAATCGATCCACGGCGAGCGTACGTCAGCCAGACCTTTGCGCACGTCGATGATCACGTTGGGGTCGGTATAGGGGCCGGAGGTGTCATAAACCGTGACCGGGGCGTTGATTTCGCCGCCAAAGTCGGTCGGTGTGACATCCAGAGTGATTTCGCGCATCGGCACGCGAATGTCCGGGCGCGAGCCCTGAACGTAGATTTTCTGCGAACGGGTAAAGGGCTGTACCGATCCGGAATCGACCTGCGCCGACTCGCTCAAATGGGCTGTGTTTTTTAGTGTTGTACTCATCACGGGCTCTCCAGACATCCGGTTGCGGATTTATTGTCGGAGTGACCTGATCATGACGGACGGATGCACCAGTGCTGGTGCTGAGTATCGAAAGGAGGCGGAACTGTTCATTATTTGAACAATCGACCCCGGACGAAACTCAAGAGGACTCGCCGGGAGACGAGAAATCTTGTTCCCTACGCAGGCGCTAACCTGATCAGGTTCAACGGGATCCGGTTTAACCGATCTCAGCCTCATAGCAAGGCACCCCGACAAGAACGCGGTCAGTCTATGACGGGGCGCGGTCGCAATGCCAGCCTATTTGCACAGACCTCGATAAATGGCGTGAATCGACGATTGTTGCCAAAAGCGTCTGGCTCTACACTCGCTAGCCCGGTTTTTTTCAAACTGTGATTACTTTCTTCATGAACAGGGAATGCCTCATGTTGCGCAAACTTTCGTTGGTTGTGGCCGTTTCGTTTGCGTCCAGCGGGCTGACCTGGGCAGCCGACTTGCCAATGCCTACCCAGACCGGCCTGCTGAATGTTTACCAGCAAGCGGTTGACAACAACGCCGACCTCGCCGCCTCGCGCGCCGATTACGACGCCCGCAAGGAAGTCGTGCCGCAAGCGCGTGCCGGTCTGCTGCCGAATATTTCCGGGAGCGTGCAGAACAGCAACACGCGCACCAGCATCGACCAGCCCCGAGCCGTGGCCACGCGCAGCGGCAATGTCTATCAAGCCACACTGAGCCAGCCGATCTTCCGCGCCGACCGCTGGTTCCAGTTGCAGGCTGCCGAAGCGAGTAACGAACAGGCGGCGCTGGAGCTGTCGGCCACTGAACAGAACCTGATCCTGCAATCGGCGCAAAGCTATTTCAACGTGTTGCGTGCGCAGGACAACCTGGCGTCGACCAAGGCAGAGGAAGCGGCATTCAAACGCCAGCTGGATCAGGCAAATG from Pseudomonas syringae includes:
- the thiC gene encoding phosphomethylpyrimidine synthase ThiC, with amino-acid sequence MSTTLKNTAHLSESAQVDSGSVQPFTRSQKIYVQGSRPDIRVPMREITLDVTPTDFGGEINAPVTVYDTSGPYTDPNVIIDVRKGLADVRSPWIDSRNDTERLPGLTSNFGQQRLSDAELTALRFAHVRNPRRAKAGANVSQMHYARQGIITAEMEYVAIRENMKLQEARAAGLLTQQHAGHSFGASVPKEITAEFVREEIARGRAIIPANINHVELEPMIIGRNFLVKINGNIGNSALGSSIEEEVAKLTWGIRWGSDTVMDLSTGKHIHETREWIIRNSPVPIGTVPIYQALEKVGGAAEDLTWELFRDTLIEQAEQGVDYFTIHAGVLLRYVPLTAKRVTGIVSRGGSIMAKWCLAHHQENFLYTHFEDICEIMKAYDVSFSLGDGLRPGSIADANDAAQFGELETLGELTKIAWKHDVQTMIEGPGHVPMQLIKENMDKQLECCDEAPFYTLGPLTTDIAPGYDHITSGIGAAMIGWFGCAMLCYVTPKEHLGLPNKDDVKTGIITYKIAAHAADLAKGHPGAQIRDNALSKARFEFRWEDQFNLGLDPDTARSYHDETLPKDSAKVAHFCSMCGPKFCSMKITQEVREYAANQRIEAVDVDVAKGLAEQAERFKQEGSQLYKKV
- the cytX gene encoding putative hydroxymethylpyrimidine transporter CytX — encoded protein: MNTPGTYSPDTPVPASQRVFGGRDLFSLWFSLGIGLMVLQTGALLAPGLGMSGAMLAIFLGTLLGVLLLASVAVIGSDTGLSSMAALKLSLGSKGASLPALLNLLQLIGWGSFEIIVMRDAASLLGARAFADGSPWASPLLWTLFFGALATLLAVSGPLTFVRRFLRKWGVWILLAACSWLTWNLLAKADLAALWATTGDGSMPFASGFDIAIAMPLSWLPLIADYSRFGQRAKRVFGGTAVGFFIGNFWLMSLGVAYTLAFAPSGEVNALLLALAGAGLGIPLLLILLDETENAFADIHSAAVSSALLTRIKVEHLALMIGVICTLIACLAPLAQYQNFLLLIGSVFAPLFGVVLVDHFILRRRSGLVAEGGFRWMSLLAWLGGISTYHLLANLYPEVGATLPALIVAGVLQLFIDGAINRDRGTVPT